The following proteins are co-located in the Nilaparvata lugens isolate BPH chromosome 14, ASM1435652v1, whole genome shotgun sequence genome:
- the LOC111054624 gene encoding gastrula zinc finger protein XlCGF57.1-like isoform X1, translating into MESEMSTCDQGTDSQSPVSEHNSLSGKSDSRLTKTIEKEVCGGRIAKVVSVRLEDSFEGCNQQKLCPYQMATVTVEKEEEEDDSSQQPAAVEEDCRQQHYLIPGYNMIFIKEEAYDEQEAEGSAVKSKLEMWPSNCSTSGRDYATEVGGLNEHAISPVEKCTESSVAGKKTKLYSCTHCSYKTPKFSHLKIHIRKHTGEKPFSCDICDYKSARLGHLKKHIRTHTGEKPFSCKFCDYKSAQLNNLKTHIKTHTGEKPFSCKFCGYKSATLGNLKEHITKHTGEKPFSCEFCDYKSAHSSHLKAHIRTHTAEKPFSCEFCDYKSAYLSHLKRHTKTHTGEKPFSCEFCDYKSTTLGNLKAHIRTHTAEKPFSCEFCDYKSAELSNLKRHTRTHTAEKPFSCEFCDYKSSELGNLKKHTRTQHTGETLQAFVTKKCLFRLFEST; encoded by the exons atggaGTCAGAA ATGTCCACATGTGACCAGGGGACTGATAGCCAATCACCAGTCTCAGAGCACAATTCATTGAGTGGAAAATCAGATTCCAGGTTGACTAAGACCATTGAAAAAGAAGTGTGTG GTGGTAGAATAGCCAAAGTAGTATCAGTAAGGTTGGAGGATTCGTTTGAAGGCTGCAATCAACAGAAGTTGTGTCCATACCAG ATGGCGACAGTTACTGttgaaaaggaggaggaggaggatgatagcAGCCAGCAACCAGCTGCAGTGGAAGAGGATTGCAGGcaacaacattatctaatccctggctacaacatgatcttcatCAAAGAGGAGGCATATG ATGAGCAAGAGGCTGAAGGAAGTGCAGTGAAGAGTAAACTAGAGATGTGGCCTTCAAACTGCAGCACATCTGGCCGAGACTATGCAACAGAAGTGGGTGGACTGAATGAGCATGCAATCTCTCCAGTGGAAAAGTGCACTGAGTCATCTGTGGCTGGCAAAAAGACCAAGCTCTACAGCTGCACTCACTGTAGCTATAAAACACCAAAGTTTAGTCATTTGAAGATACACATTAGAAAACACACTGgggaaaaacctttcagctgcgataTTTGTGACTACAAAAGTGCTAGGTTAGgtcatttgaaaaaacatatcagaacacatactggagaaaagcctttcagctgcaagttttgtgactacaaaagtgctcagttaaataatttgaaaacacatatcaaaacacatactggagaaaagcctttcagctgcaagtttTGTGGCTACAAAAGTGCTACGTTAGGTAATTTGAAAGAGCATATCACAAAACATACTGGAGAAAagcctttcagctgcgagttttgtgactacaaaagtGCTCATTCAAGtcatttgaaagcacatatcagaacacatacagcagaaaaacctttcagctgcgagttttgtgactacaaaagtGCTTATTTAAGTCATTTGAAAAGACATACCAAAACAcacactggagaaaaacctttcagctgcgagttttgtgactacaaaagtACTACGTTAGGtaatttgaaagcacatatcaGAACTCATACCGCAGAAAAACCTTTCAGTtgcgagttttgtgactacaaaagtGCTGAGTTAAGTAATTTGAAAAGGCATACCAGAACTCATACAgcagaaaaacctttcagctgcgagttttgtgactacaaaagtTCTGAGTTAggtaatttgaaaaaacatacCAGAACACAACATACTGGAGAAACACTCCAAGCTTTTGTGACAAAAAAGTGCTTATTTAGGTtatttgaaagcacataa
- the LOC111054624 gene encoding gastrula zinc finger protein XlCGF8.2DB-like isoform X6: MESEMATVTVEKEEEEDDSSQQPAAVEEDCRQQHYLIPGYNMIFIKEEAYDEQEAEGSAVKSKLEMWPSNCSTSGRDYATEVGGLNEHAISPVEKCTESSVAGKKTKLYSCTHCSYKTPKFSHLKIHIRKHTGEKPFSCDICDYKSARLGHLKKHIRTHTGEKPFSCKFCDYKSAQLNNLKTHIKTHTGEKPFSCKFCGYKSATLGNLKEHITKHTGEKPFSCEFCDYKSAHSSHLKAHIRTHTAEKPFSCEFCDYKSAYLSHLKRHTKTHTGEKPFSCEFCDYKSTTLGNLKAHIRTHTAEKPFSCEFCDYKSAELSNLKRHTRTHTAEKPFSCEFCDYKSSELGNLKKHTRTQHTGETLQAFVTKKCLFRLFEST; this comes from the exons atggaGTCAGAA ATGGCGACAGTTACTGttgaaaaggaggaggaggaggatgatagcAGCCAGCAACCAGCTGCAGTGGAAGAGGATTGCAGGcaacaacattatctaatccctggctacaacatgatcttcatCAAAGAGGAGGCATATG ATGAGCAAGAGGCTGAAGGAAGTGCAGTGAAGAGTAAACTAGAGATGTGGCCTTCAAACTGCAGCACATCTGGCCGAGACTATGCAACAGAAGTGGGTGGACTGAATGAGCATGCAATCTCTCCAGTGGAAAAGTGCACTGAGTCATCTGTGGCTGGCAAAAAGACCAAGCTCTACAGCTGCACTCACTGTAGCTATAAAACACCAAAGTTTAGTCATTTGAAGATACACATTAGAAAACACACTGgggaaaaacctttcagctgcgataTTTGTGACTACAAAAGTGCTAGGTTAGgtcatttgaaaaaacatatcagaacacatactggagaaaagcctttcagctgcaagttttgtgactacaaaagtgctcagttaaataatttgaaaacacatatcaaaacacatactggagaaaagcctttcagctgcaagtttTGTGGCTACAAAAGTGCTACGTTAGGTAATTTGAAAGAGCATATCACAAAACATACTGGAGAAAagcctttcagctgcgagttttgtgactacaaaagtGCTCATTCAAGtcatttgaaagcacatatcagaacacatacagcagaaaaacctttcagctgcgagttttgtgactacaaaagtGCTTATTTAAGTCATTTGAAAAGACATACCAAAACAcacactggagaaaaacctttcagctgcgagttttgtgactacaaaagtACTACGTTAGGtaatttgaaagcacatatcaGAACTCATACCGCAGAAAAACCTTTCAGTtgcgagttttgtgactacaaaagtGCTGAGTTAAGTAATTTGAAAAGGCATACCAGAACTCATACAgcagaaaaacctttcagctgcgagttttgtgactacaaaagtTCTGAGTTAggtaatttgaaaaaacatacCAGAACACAACATACTGGAGAAACACTCCAAGCTTTTGTGACAAAAAAGTGCTTATTTAGGTtatttgaaagcacataa
- the LOC111054624 gene encoding gastrula zinc finger protein XlCGF57.1-like isoform X4 — protein MSTCDQGTDSQSPVSEHNSLSGKSDSRLTKTIEKEVCGGRIAKVVSVRLEDSFEGCNQQKLCPYQMATVTVEKEEEEDDSSQQPAAVEEDCRQQHYLIPGYNMIFIKEEAYDEQEAEGSAVKSKLEMWPSNCSTSGRDYATEVGGLNEHAISPVEKCTESSVAGKKTKLYSCTHCSYKTPKFSHLKIHIRKHTGEKPFSCDICDYKSARLGHLKKHIRTHTGEKPFSCKFCDYKSAQLNNLKTHIKTHTGEKPFSCKFCGYKSATLGNLKEHITKHTGEKPFSCEFCDYKSAHSSHLKAHIRTHTAEKPFSCEFCDYKSAYLSHLKRHTKTHTGEKPFSCEFCDYKSTTLGNLKAHIRTHTAEKPFSCEFCDYKSAELSNLKRHTRTHTAEKPFSCEFCDYKSSELGNLKKHTRTQHTGETLQAFVTKKCLFRLFEST, from the exons ATGTCCACATGTGACCAGGGGACTGATAGCCAATCACCAGTCTCAGAGCACAATTCATTGAGTGGAAAATCAGATTCCAGGTTGACTAAGACCATTGAAAAAGAAGTGTGTG GTGGTAGAATAGCCAAAGTAGTATCAGTAAGGTTGGAGGATTCGTTTGAAGGCTGCAATCAACAGAAGTTGTGTCCATACCAG ATGGCGACAGTTACTGttgaaaaggaggaggaggaggatgatagcAGCCAGCAACCAGCTGCAGTGGAAGAGGATTGCAGGcaacaacattatctaatccctggctacaacatgatcttcatCAAAGAGGAGGCATATG ATGAGCAAGAGGCTGAAGGAAGTGCAGTGAAGAGTAAACTAGAGATGTGGCCTTCAAACTGCAGCACATCTGGCCGAGACTATGCAACAGAAGTGGGTGGACTGAATGAGCATGCAATCTCTCCAGTGGAAAAGTGCACTGAGTCATCTGTGGCTGGCAAAAAGACCAAGCTCTACAGCTGCACTCACTGTAGCTATAAAACACCAAAGTTTAGTCATTTGAAGATACACATTAGAAAACACACTGgggaaaaacctttcagctgcgataTTTGTGACTACAAAAGTGCTAGGTTAGgtcatttgaaaaaacatatcagaacacatactggagaaaagcctttcagctgcaagttttgtgactacaaaagtgctcagttaaataatttgaaaacacatatcaaaacacatactggagaaaagcctttcagctgcaagtttTGTGGCTACAAAAGTGCTACGTTAGGTAATTTGAAAGAGCATATCACAAAACATACTGGAGAAAagcctttcagctgcgagttttgtgactacaaaagtGCTCATTCAAGtcatttgaaagcacatatcagaacacatacagcagaaaaacctttcagctgcgagttttgtgactacaaaagtGCTTATTTAAGTCATTTGAAAAGACATACCAAAACAcacactggagaaaaacctttcagctgcgagttttgtgactacaaaagtACTACGTTAGGtaatttgaaagcacatatcaGAACTCATACCGCAGAAAAACCTTTCAGTtgcgagttttgtgactacaaaagtGCTGAGTTAAGTAATTTGAAAAGGCATACCAGAACTCATACAgcagaaaaacctttcagctgcgagttttgtgactacaaaagtTCTGAGTTAggtaatttgaaaaaacatacCAGAACACAACATACTGGAGAAACACTCCAAGCTTTTGTGACAAAAAAGTGCTTATTTAGGTtatttgaaagcacataa
- the LOC111054624 gene encoding gastrula zinc finger protein XlCGF57.1-like isoform X5: MSTCDQGTDSQSPVSEHNSLSGKSDSRLTKTIEKEVCGGKIAKVVSVRLEDSFEGCIQQKLCPYQMATVTVKKEEDDNSQQPAAVEEDCRQQHYLIPGYNMIFIKEEAYDEQEAEGSAVKSKPEMWPSNCSTSDRDYATEVGGLNEHSISPVEKCTESSVAGKKTKLYSCAHCSYKTPKFSHLKIHIRKHTGGKLFNCEFCDYKSARLGHLKEHIRTHTGEKPFSCKFCDYKSAQLNNLKTHIKTHTGEKPFSCKFCGYKSATLGNLKEHITKHTGEKPFSCEFCDYKSAHSSHLKAHIRTHTAEKPFSCEFCDYKSAHSSHLKAHIRTHTAEKPFSCEFCDYKSAYLSHLKRHTKTHTGEKPFSCEFCDYKSTTLGNLKAHIRTHTAEKPFSCEFCDYKSAELGNLKKHTRTQHTGETLQAFVTKKCLFRLFEST; the protein is encoded by the exons ATGTCCACATGTGACCAGGGGACTGATAGCCAATCACCAGTCTCAGAGCACAATTCATTGAGTGGAAAATCAGATTCCAGGTTGACTAAGACCATTGAAAAAGAAGTGTGTG GTGGTAAAATAGCCAAAGTAGTATCAGTAAGGTTGGAGGATTCGTTTGAAGGCTGCATTCAACAGAAGTTGTGTCCATACCAG ATGGCGACAGTTACTGTtaaaaaggaggaggatgataacAGCCAGCAACCAGCTGCAGTGGAAGAGGATTGCAGGcaacaacattatctaatccctggctacaacatgatcttcatCAAAGAGGAGGCATATG ATGAGCAAGAGGCTGAAGGAAGTGCAGTGAAGAGTAAACCAGAGATGTGGCCTTCAAACTGCAGCACATCTGACCGAGACTATGCAACAGAAGTGGGTGGACTGAATGAGCATTCAATCTCTCCAGTGGAAAAGTGCACTGAGTCATCTGTGGCTGGCAAAAAGACCAAGCTCTACAGCTGTGCTCACTGTAGCTATAAAACACCAAAGTTTAGTCATTTGAAGATACACATTAGAAAACACACTGGAGGAAAACTATTCAATtgcgagttttgtgactacaaaagtGCTAGGTTAGGTCATTTGAAagaacatatcagaacacatactggagaaaagcctttcagctgcaagttttgtgactacaaaagtgctcagttaaataatttgaaaacacatatcaaaacacatactggagaaaagcctttcagctgcaagtttTGTGGCTACAAAAGTGCTACGTTAGGTAATTTGAAAGAGCATATCACAAAACATACTGGAGAAAagcctttcagctgcgagttttgtgactacaaaagtGCTCATTCAAGtcatttgaaagcacatatcagaacacatacagcagaaaaacctttcagctgcgagttttgtgactacaaaagtGCTCATTCAAGtcatttgaaagcacatatcagaacacatacagcagaaaaacctttcagctgcgagttttgtgactacaaaagtGCTTATTTAAGTCATTTGAAAAGACATACCaaaacacatactggagaaaaacctttcagctgcgagttttgtgactacaaaagtACTACGTTAGGtaatttgaaagcacatatcaGAACTCATACCGCAGAAAAACCTTTCAGTtgcgagttttgtgactacaaaagtGCTGAGTTAggtaatttgaaaaaacatacCAGAACACAACATACTGGAGAAACACTCCAAGCTTTTGTGACAAAAAAGTGCTTATTCAGGCtatttgaaagcacataa
- the LOC111054624 gene encoding gastrula zinc finger protein XlCGF57.1-like isoform X3, whose product MESEMSTCDQGTDSQSPVSEHNSLSGKSDSRLTKTIEKEVCGGKIAKVVSVRLEDSFEGCIQQKLCPYQMATVTVKKEEDDNSQQPAAVEEDCRQQHYLIPGYNMIFIKEEAYDEQEAEGSAVKSKPEMWPSNCSTSDRDYATEVGGLNEHSISPVEKCTESSVAGKKTKLYSCAHCSYKTPKFSHLKIHIRKHTGGKLFNCEFCDYKSARLGHLKEHIRTHTGEKPFSCKFCDYKSAQLNNLKTHIKTHTGEKPFSCKFCGYKSATLGNLKEHITKHTGEKPFSCEFCDYKSAHSSHLKAHIRTHTAEKPFSCEFCDYKSAHSSHLKAHIRTHTAEKPFSCEFCDYKSAYLSHLKRHTKTHTGEKPFSCEFCDYKSTTLGNLKAHIRTHTAEKPFSCEFCDYKSAELGNLKKHTRTQHTGETLQAFVTKKCLFRLFEST is encoded by the exons atggaGTCAGAA ATGTCCACATGTGACCAGGGGACTGATAGCCAATCACCAGTCTCAGAGCACAATTCATTGAGTGGAAAATCAGATTCCAGGTTGACTAAGACCATTGAAAAAGAAGTGTGTG GTGGTAAAATAGCCAAAGTAGTATCAGTAAGGTTGGAGGATTCGTTTGAAGGCTGCATTCAACAGAAGTTGTGTCCATACCAG ATGGCGACAGTTACTGTtaaaaaggaggaggatgataacAGCCAGCAACCAGCTGCAGTGGAAGAGGATTGCAGGcaacaacattatctaatccctggctacaacatgatcttcatCAAAGAGGAGGCATATG ATGAGCAAGAGGCTGAAGGAAGTGCAGTGAAGAGTAAACCAGAGATGTGGCCTTCAAACTGCAGCACATCTGACCGAGACTATGCAACAGAAGTGGGTGGACTGAATGAGCATTCAATCTCTCCAGTGGAAAAGTGCACTGAGTCATCTGTGGCTGGCAAAAAGACCAAGCTCTACAGCTGTGCTCACTGTAGCTATAAAACACCAAAGTTTAGTCATTTGAAGATACACATTAGAAAACACACTGGAGGAAAACTATTCAATtgcgagttttgtgactacaaaagtGCTAGGTTAGGTCATTTGAAagaacatatcagaacacatactggagaaaagcctttcagctgcaagttttgtgactacaaaagtgctcagttaaataatttgaaaacacatatcaaaacacatactggagaaaagcctttcagctgcaagtttTGTGGCTACAAAAGTGCTACGTTAGGTAATTTGAAAGAGCATATCACAAAACATACTGGAGAAAagcctttcagctgcgagttttgtgactacaaaagtGCTCATTCAAGtcatttgaaagcacatatcagaacacatacagcagaaaaacctttcagctgcgagttttgtgactacaaaagtGCTCATTCAAGtcatttgaaagcacatatcagaacacatacagcagaaaaacctttcagctgcgagttttgtgactacaaaagtGCTTATTTAAGTCATTTGAAAAGACATACCaaaacacatactggagaaaaacctttcagctgcgagttttgtgactacaaaagtACTACGTTAGGtaatttgaaagcacatatcaGAACTCATACCGCAGAAAAACCTTTCAGTtgcgagttttgtgactacaaaagtGCTGAGTTAggtaatttgaaaaaacatacCAGAACACAACATACTGGAGAAACACTCCAAGCTTTTGTGACAAAAAAGTGCTTATTCAGGCtatttgaaagcacataa
- the LOC111054624 gene encoding gastrula zinc finger protein XlCGF57.1-like isoform X2, giving the protein MESEMSTCDQGTDSQSPVSEHNSLSGKSDSRLTKTIEKEVCGGRIAKVVSVRLEDSFEGCNQQKLCPYQMATVTVKKEEDDNSQQPAAVEEDCRQQHYLIPGYNMIFIKEEAYDEQEAEGSAVKSKPEMWPSNCSTSDRDYATEVGGLNEHSISPVEKCTESSVAGKKTKLYSCAHCSYKTPKFSHLKIHIRKHTGGKLFNCEFCDYKSARLGHLKEHIRTHTGEKPFSCKFCDYKSAQLNNLKTHIKTHTGEKPFSCKFCGYKSATLGNLKEHITKHTGEKPFSCEFCDYKSAHSSHLKAHIRTHTAEKPFSCEFCDYKSAHSSHLKAHIRTHTAEKPFSCEFCDYKSAYLSHLKRHTKTHTGEKPFSCEFCDYKSTTLGNLKAHIRTHTAEKPFSCEFCDYKSAELGNLKKHTRTQHTGETLQAFVTKKCLFRLFEST; this is encoded by the exons atggaGTCAGAA ATGTCCACATGTGACCAGGGGACTGATAGCCAATCACCAGTCTCAGAGCACAATTCATTGAGTGGAAAATCAGATTCCAGGTTGACTAAGACCATTGAAAAAGAAGTGTGTG GTGGTAGAATAGCCAAAGTAGTATCAGTAAGGTTGGAGGATTCGTTTGAAGGCTGCAATCAACAGAAGTTGTGTCCATACCAG ATGGCGACAGTTACTGTtaaaaaggaggaggatgataacAGCCAGCAACCAGCTGCAGTGGAAGAGGATTGCAGGcaacaacattatctaatccctggctacaacatgatcttcatCAAAGAGGAGGCATATG ATGAGCAAGAGGCTGAAGGAAGTGCAGTGAAGAGTAAACCAGAGATGTGGCCTTCAAACTGCAGCACATCTGACCGAGACTATGCAACAGAAGTGGGTGGACTGAATGAGCATTCAATCTCTCCAGTGGAAAAGTGCACTGAGTCATCTGTGGCTGGCAAAAAGACCAAGCTCTACAGCTGTGCTCACTGTAGCTATAAAACACCAAAGTTTAGTCATTTGAAGATACACATTAGAAAACACACTGGAGGAAAACTATTCAATtgcgagttttgtgactacaaaagtGCTAGGTTAGGTCATTTGAAagaacatatcagaacacatactggagaaaagcctttcagctgcaagttttgtgactacaaaagtgctcagttaaataatttgaaaacacatatcaaaacacatactggagaaaagcctttcagctgcaagtttTGTGGCTACAAAAGTGCTACGTTAGGTAATTTGAAAGAGCATATCACAAAACATACTGGAGAAAagcctttcagctgcgagttttgtgactacaaaagtGCTCATTCAAGtcatttgaaagcacatatcagaacacatacagcagaaaaacctttcagctgcgagttttgtgactacaaaagtGCTCATTCAAGtcatttgaaagcacatatcagaacacatacagcagaaaaacctttcagctgcgagttttgtgactacaaaagtGCTTATTTAAGTCATTTGAAAAGACATACCaaaacacatactggagaaaaacctttcagctgcgagttttgtgactacaaaagtACTACGTTAGGtaatttgaaagcacatatcaGAACTCATACCGCAGAAAAACCTTTCAGTtgcgagttttgtgactacaaaagtGCTGAGTTAggtaatttgaaaaaacatacCAGAACACAACATACTGGAGAAACACTCCAAGCTTTTGTGACAAAAAAGTGCTTATTCAGGCtatttgaaagcacataa